One window of Pelobates fuscus isolate aPelFus1 chromosome 9, aPelFus1.pri, whole genome shotgun sequence genomic DNA carries:
- the LOC134572570 gene encoding large ribosomal subunit protein eL31-like, whose translation MAPAKKGGEKKKGRSAINEVVTREYTINIHKRIHGIGFKKRAPRALKEIRKFAVKEMRTPDVRIDTRLNKAVWAKGIRNVPYRIRVRLSRKRNEDEDSPNNVPVTTYKGLQTVNVDEN comes from the coding sequence ATGGCCCCAGCAAAGAAGGGTGGTGAGAAGAAGAAAGGCCGTTCTGCCATCAATGAGGTGGTAACCAGGGAATACACCATTAATATTCACAAGAGAATCCATGGAATTGGTTTCAAGAAACGTGCACCAAGGGCTCTGAAGGAGATACGCAAATTTGCTGTGAAGGAGATGCGTACTCCTGATGTACGTATTGACACAAGGCTAAACAAAGCTGTCTGGGCCAAAGGCATTAGAAATGTTCCATATCGTATCCGTGTGCGTTTGTCCCGAAAACGTAACGAGGATGAAGATTCTCCTAACAATGTGCCAGTCACAACTTACAAAGGATTACAGACCGTCAATGTGGATGAAAACTAA